In Saccharicrinis fermentans DSM 9555 = JCM 21142, a genomic segment contains:
- a CDS encoding DNA polymerase III subunit, with protein MLFKQVVGQEDIKSRLVRMVKENHVSHALLFTGPEGNGKLALAIAFAQYLNCLNPGEKDSCGECSSCKKYAKLVHPDLHFVFPVIKSNAASNPVSDTFISEWRKLVTQTPYFSLTTWLRQIRKEGDNKQGAIFTSESSEIIRKLSLKTFEGKRKVMIVWMPEKMNESTANKLLKVLEEPSKNTIFILVSNKPDEMISTILSRTQQLKIPAFTPEEIKNHLIERYQIAPEEAEGAAKVANGNLIFGEEQVKRSEENEFFFDRFIQMMRHSYARKVGDLLKWVEEMSRHPREMQRNFLNYSINMIRENYIMNFKQSDIVYLTPQQMEWSQKFSPFINDKNAMTIAEDFALADSHIGQNGNSKIVLFDLGLRLIISIKEGN; from the coding sequence ATGTTGTTTAAACAAGTTGTAGGTCAGGAAGATATAAAATCCAGGTTGGTACGTATGGTGAAAGAAAACCATGTTAGTCATGCATTGCTTTTTACTGGACCTGAAGGAAATGGAAAGCTGGCTTTGGCCATTGCCTTTGCTCAATATCTTAATTGTTTAAATCCTGGTGAGAAAGACTCGTGTGGGGAGTGTTCTTCGTGTAAGAAATATGCCAAGTTGGTACATCCTGATTTGCATTTTGTTTTTCCGGTGATTAAAAGTAATGCAGCCAGCAACCCGGTTAGTGATACATTTATCTCGGAATGGCGTAAGTTGGTGACCCAAACACCTTATTTTAGTTTGACCACCTGGTTGCGGCAAATCCGAAAAGAGGGAGATAATAAACAAGGTGCCATTTTTACTTCGGAGAGTTCAGAAATCATTAGGAAGTTGAGTTTAAAGACATTTGAAGGGAAGCGTAAGGTCATGATTGTCTGGATGCCTGAAAAGATGAATGAATCAACGGCCAATAAATTATTGAAAGTCCTGGAAGAACCATCGAAAAATACTATATTTATCTTGGTCTCCAATAAGCCCGATGAAATGATATCCACTATCTTGTCGCGTACTCAGCAGTTGAAGATACCAGCCTTTACTCCTGAGGAAATTAAGAACCACCTAATAGAAAGATATCAGATAGCACCTGAAGAAGCCGAAGGGGCAGCCAAGGTAGCAAACGGAAACTTAATTTTTGGCGAAGAACAAGTGAAAAGAAGCGAAGAAAATGAGTTTTTTTTCGATCGTTTTATTCAGATGATGCGCCATAGCTATGCCCGTAAGGTTGGTGACCTACTAAAATGGGTGGAAGAAATGAGTCGACACCCCAGGGAGATGCAGCGTAATTTTTTAAATTACAGTATCAATATGATACGTGAAAATTATATCATGAACTTTAAACAGTCTGACATTGTTTATCTCACGCCACAACAAATGGAGTGGTCGCAAAAGTTTTCGCCGTTCATTAATGATAAAAATGCAATGACCATAGCCGAAGATTTTGCCTTGGCCGATTCGCATATAGGACAAAATGGAAATAGTAAAATTGTTCTGTTCGATTTGGGATTGCGATTAATAATATCCATTAAAGAAGGAAATTAG
- a CDS encoding PSP1 domain-containing protein has translation MEEVQSKCSSCTDRCGKLEVFDWLADIPESCNVSDIVEIQFKNTRKSYFKNTNGLRLGKGDVVAVEASPGHDIGTVSCTGEIAVMQMKKNRLNIKDYDFKRVYRHAKPIDFEKWEEAKKLEHETMIESRRISLNLNLNMKIGDVEYQGDKTKAIFYYIADERVDFRQLIKVLADRFKVRIEMRQIGARQEAGRIGGIGPCGRELCCSSWITNFVSVTTNAARYQEISLNPQKLAGQCGKLKCCLNFELDAYIDAQKDFPKTNIPLETQDNTYYHFKTDIFRRMMTYSTDRHIPANLVEISVDKVKEVIRLNRKGKKASALVDEKVVAKQEAITLDYQNVVGEESISRFDDPKKQGGNRNRKKRRRKPTNRNNSGGNAKK, from the coding sequence ATGGAAGAAGTACAGTCAAAGTGCAGTAGTTGTACTGACAGGTGCGGCAAACTAGAAGTGTTTGATTGGTTGGCCGATATACCTGAAAGTTGCAATGTGTCAGATATAGTGGAAATTCAGTTTAAGAATACGCGAAAAAGTTATTTTAAAAACACCAATGGTCTACGATTGGGCAAGGGTGATGTGGTGGCTGTAGAGGCCTCTCCGGGGCACGATATTGGCACCGTCTCTTGTACCGGCGAAATTGCGGTGATGCAGATGAAAAAAAATCGTTTGAATATTAAAGACTACGATTTTAAAAGGGTGTATCGACATGCCAAACCTATTGACTTTGAAAAATGGGAAGAGGCCAAAAAGCTGGAACACGAAACCATGATCGAAAGCCGACGAATATCCCTGAATCTCAATCTGAATATGAAGATTGGTGATGTGGAATATCAGGGTGATAAAACGAAGGCTATCTTTTATTATATCGCAGATGAGAGAGTTGACTTTCGTCAGCTGATTAAAGTGTTGGCAGATAGGTTTAAGGTGAGAATTGAGATGCGCCAAATTGGTGCGAGACAGGAAGCGGGACGTATTGGAGGTATTGGACCTTGTGGTCGTGAGTTGTGCTGTTCGTCATGGATTACCAATTTTGTTTCTGTTACTACGAATGCTGCTCGCTATCAGGAAATATCTCTGAATCCACAAAAGTTGGCAGGACAATGTGGTAAGTTGAAGTGCTGCCTGAATTTTGAGCTGGATGCTTATATTGATGCACAAAAGGATTTTCCGAAAACCAATATCCCTCTTGAAACACAGGATAATACGTATTATCATTTTAAAACAGATATTTTCAGAAGAATGATGACCTATTCTACCGATAGACATATACCTGCTAATCTGGTTGAAATATCTGTTGATAAAGTTAAAGAAGTAATAAGGTTAAATAGAAAAGGCAAAAAAGCAAGTGCTTTGGTCGACGAAAAAGTTGTTGCCAAACAGGAAGCGATTACCCTGGATTACCAAAATGTAGTGGGGGAAGAGAGTATATCGCGTTTTGATGACCCTAAGAAACAAGGAGGAAACCGGAATCGTAAGAAAAGAAGAAGGAAACCTACAAATAGAAATAATTCAGGAGGTAATGCTAAAAAATAA
- a CDS encoding gliding motility lipoprotein GldH: MLKNKILSACVLCLSLVFVSCGPTVVYEGVAEVPGTGWHKDTVAVFQSEVTKLQESCHLLLEVENTDAYSYNNIWFFVDAVSPGGHVQRDTLDCLLADKAGDWYGKRSLGSEVYKSVHPYKLNIRFPEKGTYKYYVVQGMRDTMLTGITGVGIKIIEVN, from the coding sequence ATGCTAAAAAATAAAATTTTAAGTGCTTGTGTTTTGTGTCTGAGCCTTGTGTTTGTCTCCTGTGGCCCTACTGTGGTTTACGAAGGTGTGGCAGAGGTGCCAGGGACAGGATGGCATAAGGATACTGTGGCGGTTTTTCAAAGCGAGGTGACCAAACTTCAGGAAAGCTGTCACTTGCTCCTGGAGGTGGAAAATACTGATGCATATAGCTATAATAATATTTGGTTTTTTGTGGATGCCGTATCTCCCGGAGGGCATGTGCAACGTGATACCCTAGACTGTTTGTTGGCCGATAAGGCTGGCGATTGGTACGGGAAACGTAGCCTGGGAAGTGAGGTATATAAAAGTGTGCATCCGTATAAATTGAATATTCGATTCCCCGAAAAGGGTACATATAAGTATTATGTAGTCCAGGGAATGAGAGATACTATGCTAACAGGTATTACGGGTGTGGGTATTAAAATTATTGAAGTAAATTAA
- the trmB gene encoding tRNA (guanosine(46)-N7)-methyltransferase TrmB yields MGKNKLYKFAKLETYRHVFQASFDEPNREDFHMKGKWKQAFFGNDHPLVLELGCGKGEYTVGLGELYPEKNFIGMDIKGARIYTGATQALQKEMNNVAFIRAKIELITSFFAEGEVDEIWITFPDPQMKKTRKRLTSTRFLNLYREILKPNGTLHLKTDSNFLYTYTNAVVTENDLPAQINTADLYHSDVVDKVLSIKTYYESQFYEQGIPIKYIKFSIPQKMKLVEPEIDIEFDEYRSYNRGAKMPEETKVQKK; encoded by the coding sequence GTGGGTAAGAATAAGTTATATAAGTTTGCCAAATTGGAGACTTATCGTCATGTTTTTCAGGCTTCATTTGACGAGCCTAACAGAGAAGACTTTCATATGAAAGGTAAATGGAAGCAAGCGTTCTTTGGTAATGATCATCCATTGGTTTTGGAATTAGGTTGTGGAAAGGGAGAATATACTGTTGGGTTGGGAGAATTATACCCCGAGAAAAATTTTATTGGCATGGATATTAAAGGTGCCAGAATTTATACAGGAGCAACACAAGCCCTCCAAAAAGAAATGAATAATGTGGCCTTTATTCGTGCAAAGATAGAATTAATTACTTCTTTTTTTGCTGAAGGTGAAGTGGATGAAATTTGGATTACCTTTCCTGATCCGCAGATGAAGAAGACAAGAAAGCGCCTGACATCAACCCGCTTTCTGAATTTATATCGTGAAATATTAAAACCCAATGGGACACTGCACTTAAAAACGGATAGTAACTTTTTGTATACATATACCAATGCAGTGGTAACGGAAAATGATTTGCCCGCTCAAATTAATACGGCCGATTTGTACCATAGTGATGTGGTTGATAAAGTCTTGTCCATTAAAACATATTACGAATCTCAGTTTTACGAACAAGGTATTCCTATCAAATATATTAAATTTTCCATCCCACAAAAGATGAAATTGGTGGAGCCGGAAATTGATATTGAGTTCGACGAATACCGTAGTTATAATAGGGGGGCAAAGATGCCGGAAGAAACCAAAGTGCAAAAAAAATAA
- a CDS encoding MGMT family protein: MQDDFFQRVYEVVERIPWGKVTSYGAIARYLGTARSSRMVGWALSNLRHSEGYIPAHRVLNRNGQLSGKAAFGSDTLMQELLENEGMVVVNDQVVDFKGHFWDPVELDKEM, from the coding sequence ATGCAAGACGACTTTTTTCAACGGGTTTATGAAGTCGTAGAGCGAATTCCCTGGGGTAAGGTTACCTCTTACGGAGCCATCGCCAGATATTTGGGCACTGCACGATCCAGTAGGATGGTAGGATGGGCACTCAGTAATTTAAGGCACTCAGAAGGCTATATACCGGCTCATAGGGTGTTAAATAGAAATGGACAGCTCTCGGGAAAAGCAGCCTTCGGGAGTGATACCTTGATGCAGGAATTACTTGAGAATGAAGGAATGGTGGTCGTTAACGATCAAGTGGTGGATTTTAAGGGTCATTTCTGGGATCCTGTTGAACTGGATAAGGAAATGTAA
- a CDS encoding Mrp/NBP35 family ATP-binding protein, with translation MSFYPQLVLDALKHVRHPGKGKDIVSLEMVEDDIKIDGKKISFSLLFDRANDPMIPSLKKACVQAIETYVGEDAEIRGNIYIKIKPKPKAEPVKLLADVKNIIAVASGKGGVGKSTVTSNLAVALAKAGYTVGLLDADIFGPSIPKMFKTEDARPLLDKIDGRDRIIPVEKYGVKMLSIGYFVNPKDATIWRGAMATNAIKQLITEGNWGALDYLLIDLPPGTSDIHLTMVQTLSISGAVIVTTPQDVALADAVKGVSMFKSKNINVPILGLVENMAWFTPAELPDHKYFIFGKDGGKRLADELEVPLLGQIPIVQSIREGGDQGEPAVLNEETATGVAFAQVAQKVVDAIEKRNNDLPPTKIVEIKTR, from the coding sequence ATGAGTTTTTATCCTCAGCTCGTACTAGATGCGCTTAAGCATGTTCGTCATCCCGGAAAGGGAAAAGATATTGTTTCGTTAGAAATGGTAGAAGACGATATAAAGATTGATGGCAAAAAAATTAGTTTCAGTTTGCTCTTTGATAGAGCCAATGACCCAATGATTCCTTCGTTGAAGAAGGCTTGTGTTCAGGCCATTGAGACCTATGTTGGTGAGGATGCTGAAATTCGGGGTAATATCTATATTAAGATTAAACCGAAGCCCAAGGCCGAACCAGTAAAATTGCTGGCCGATGTAAAAAATATTATTGCAGTAGCTTCCGGTAAGGGTGGAGTAGGTAAGTCTACCGTAACATCTAACCTGGCAGTGGCATTGGCTAAGGCCGGTTATACGGTGGGTTTGTTGGATGCAGATATCTTTGGTCCATCTATTCCTAAAATGTTTAAAACGGAAGACGCCCGTCCTTTGTTGGATAAAATAGATGGTAGAGATCGTATTATCCCTGTTGAGAAGTATGGAGTGAAGATGCTTTCAATTGGATATTTCGTAAACCCTAAGGATGCTACTATCTGGAGAGGAGCGATGGCTACCAATGCCATTAAACAGTTGATTACAGAAGGGAATTGGGGTGCGCTGGATTATTTATTGATCGATTTACCTCCTGGAACAAGCGATATACATCTTACTATGGTTCAAACGCTCTCCATCAGCGGAGCTGTCATTGTGACTACACCCCAAGATGTAGCCCTGGCTGATGCTGTAAAAGGAGTGAGTATGTTCAAAAGTAAAAATATTAATGTCCCAATTCTTGGTTTGGTGGAGAATATGGCTTGGTTTACACCTGCGGAATTGCCTGATCATAAATATTTCATTTTTGGTAAAGATGGAGGTAAGCGTTTGGCAGATGAACTGGAAGTGCCCCTGTTGGGACAGATTCCTATTGTTCAGAGTATTCGTGAAGGTGGCGACCAAGGGGAGCCTGCTGTACTAAACGAAGAAACTGCTACCGGTGTTGCTTTTGCTCAGGTTGCTCAAAAAGTTGTGGATGCAATAGAGAAGAGAAATAACGACCTGCCGCCTACTAAGATTGTTGAAATTAAAACGCGCTAA
- a CDS encoding NifU family protein has product MEKNKHFKVIEEALEEIRPYLKADGGDISLLEVSDDLVVKVKLLGACVGCPMSYQTMKNGVEQVVKKAVPEVKEVLAILE; this is encoded by the coding sequence ATGGAAAAAAACAAGCACTTTAAAGTTATTGAAGAAGCACTGGAGGAGATTAGACCTTATTTGAAGGCGGATGGAGGAGATATTTCTTTGTTAGAGGTGTCGGATGATCTAGTGGTGAAAGTGAAATTGTTGGGGGCTTGTGTGGGCTGCCCAATGAGTTATCAGACGATGAAAAACGGCGTGGAACAAGTGGTGAAAAAAGCTGTTCCTGAAGTGAAGGAGGTATTGGCTATTCTTGAATAG
- a CDS encoding CDGSH iron-sulfur domain-containing protein: MEAKIAQKGPYEVDLKEGVAVYWCACGKSGKQPFCDSSHQGSEFTPMEFIPEKSGVHFLCGCKRSHTKPMCDGTHLKL, translated from the coding sequence ATGGAAGCTAAAATTGCTCAAAAAGGTCCCTACGAAGTAGATCTGAAAGAAGGCGTAGCTGTATACTGGTGTGCTTGTGGTAAGAGTGGAAAGCAACCATTCTGCGACAGTTCTCATCAGGGAAGTGAATTTACCCCCATGGAGTTTATTCCTGAAAAGTCGGGTGTCCATTTCTTGTGTGGATGCAAGAGATCCCACACAAAACCCATGTGTGATGGAACACATCTTAAATTATAA
- a CDS encoding sigma-54-dependent transcriptional regulator: MKIHVVEDDRVFNKLIEHSLSLNPDFEIGTFFDGESFFKHLPDNPDIVTLDLGLPDYTGDEILKKIKKYNPDIEVIIISGQDSITTAVNLLREGAYDYITKDENIKDRLLNSVNNIRSKKKLLEEISHLKSEIAHKYNFGNAIIGDSPAMKEVFALLSKAVKVPNINVSIYGDTGTGKELIAKTIHYNSIRKAKPFIAVNMGAIPSDLIESELFGHEKGAFTGAILTKKGKFEEAEGGTIFLDEIGEMDINLQVKLLRVLQEREITRVGGNEVIKVNTRIITATNKDLMEEVKLGNFREDLYYRLLGLPIHLPPLKDRQNDIITLSQFFLNSFCEDNNLEPMAFTSRAKKKLLGYAFPGNVRELKAIIELSAVMAGSQQIDEENILLNSNNTELDILSEEMTLKEYTERIIRHYLRQYNNNVLKVAKKLDIGKSTIYNMIKREKESDLK; this comes from the coding sequence ATGAAAATTCATGTAGTTGAAGACGACCGGGTCTTTAATAAATTAATTGAACACTCCTTATCTCTGAATCCGGATTTTGAGATAGGTACTTTTTTTGATGGGGAATCATTTTTCAAACACCTGCCTGACAACCCCGATATTGTCACACTTGACTTGGGACTACCGGACTACACGGGAGATGAGATTCTAAAAAAAATAAAAAAATACAATCCTGATATTGAAGTAATTATCATCTCAGGCCAGGATAGCATAACCACAGCGGTCAACCTATTGAGAGAAGGGGCCTACGACTACATCACCAAGGACGAAAACATAAAAGATCGTCTACTCAACAGTGTCAACAATATCCGCAGTAAGAAAAAGCTTCTTGAAGAAATTTCTCACCTAAAAAGTGAGATAGCCCATAAATATAATTTTGGCAATGCCATTATTGGCGACAGTCCGGCCATGAAAGAAGTATTTGCTTTGCTTTCAAAAGCAGTAAAAGTACCCAATATCAATGTATCCATATACGGCGACACGGGAACAGGCAAGGAACTCATTGCTAAAACAATCCACTACAACTCCATACGAAAAGCAAAACCCTTTATTGCGGTTAACATGGGTGCCATTCCCAGCGACTTAATTGAGAGCGAACTCTTTGGGCATGAAAAGGGAGCCTTTACAGGAGCCATTCTCACCAAAAAAGGAAAATTTGAAGAAGCAGAAGGCGGCACCATTTTTTTAGATGAGATAGGTGAAATGGACATCAATCTACAGGTAAAGCTACTACGGGTATTACAAGAAAGAGAGATTACACGTGTAGGAGGCAACGAAGTAATTAAGGTAAACACACGCATTATTACTGCTACCAATAAAGATTTAATGGAAGAGGTTAAGCTGGGGAATTTCAGAGAAGACCTATATTATCGCCTATTGGGCTTACCTATTCATCTTCCACCCTTAAAAGACAGGCAAAATGACATTATCACCCTAAGCCAATTTTTCTTAAATAGTTTTTGCGAAGACAATAACCTGGAGCCTATGGCTTTTACCTCTAGAGCCAAAAAGAAACTACTGGGCTACGCTTTCCCTGGAAACGTACGTGAACTAAAGGCCATTATTGAATTAAGTGCAGTTATGGCTGGCAGTCAGCAAATAGACGAAGAAAATATTCTTTTAAATTCCAACAACACAGAATTGGATATTTTGTCAGAAGAAATGACACTAAAAGAATATACCGAAAGAATCATCAGACATTACCTTCGTCAATATAACAACAACGTACTTAAGGTTGCCAAGAAACTAGACATTGGCAAGTCTACCATCTATAATATGATAAAACGAGAAAAAGAGAGCGACTTAAAATAG